Within the Paenibacillus pabuli genome, the region TGTAGCCAGCATTCGTCAGTTCGCATTTCGGATTTCGCTCGAAGCAGAGGGGACGGATGCGGGTATGATTATGGAGCAGGCTTTACGGGATGAGGAGCCTTCCATCCGGCGATGGGCAGCTCAGCGAGTAGATCGCATGTTGTCGGGCCAGAAGCTGAGAGAGGCCCTTCTTCACATGCAGCTGGACAGTGTGCCTTCAATCCGCCGGGAAGGTCTGGCTGTACTTGCCACCATGTATCCCGATGATGCGAAGGCAATCATAATCGACCGGCTTCTCGATTCGGACCTGTCTGTACGAGATACGGCACGGAGGTACGCCAAACCGTGGATGAAGGTGAGTTATGCGGAGTGGTATCTTGATGTCATCTGGAGCGAAGATCAAGACCATCTCGCTGCAGCCATTTCAGGTCTGGGAGAGACGGGGGACAAGACAGACGCAGAGGTGCTGTATGAATATGCGAAGCATCCATCGATTGCCGTACGAAAAGCAGTTATCCGCGGATTAATGCGGCTGGACGCTTCTTCATACGGAATGCATTTTGTACATTCGCTAAAAAGCCCGCAACCTGGCATTTCCCGGGAAGCCTGCCGTGCACTTATGCATCATCCCTATCTTATTCAGCCTGATGAAATGGCTGGTCTGTTGTCGGACCCTGATGCCCTGCCTCATGTCGTTCGCAATGTGCTGCGCATGATCTCCTCCATGAGCAGATGGAGTCAGCTTGGACTGCTGCTGCAGCAGCTTCCAGCAGCCAGGGAGGAATGGGTGAAGCGCGCAATTCAGCGCCAGTTGTACAACTGGGCCAGATACCCGAACCGCAGCAATGGCGGTAGAGTGTCCGCGGCAGAACGGGAACGCCTTCTCAAGCTGCTGTCGTTATGCGGGGAGGAACTGGATAACGATCTGCTGCATCGCTTGGAGTGGCTAATGCAATAAATATTCACGATCAGAGAGGAAGATGAAGGATGGAAGGGACATTTCAATTCGTTACGGGTACGGCAACCATGTGCCTGTACGATCTGGCTTCGTTAAAGCACCGTGTAGAAGAGCCATCGGACTGGTGGTCCATTCCCCAAGATGAACTGGCAGAGGTGAACGCAGGTCATTGTCTCTTTTTTAATCTGGGCGCGGATGGAATGTATGAGGTAGCATGGCGTGTAGATATATCGGAAACAGATGGTGAAATGCAAGAAATGCAAGGTGTTCAGGTGTTCCATCTGCAAGTTCCCTCCGGCAGCGTATTCTTGGGTGCAGCTGAAGATGTCAGTGGAGGCGAACTGGAGCCGAATGAGTCATGCGAAGGGATAACCTTGCCGCTCCAGCCTGGAAATGTGGCTTGCATGGTCTCAAGAGAAGGCAATCACATCTCGCTGACGATTCTACCAAGTGCTCAAGGGCACAACGAGCTGGATAGTCTGATCCGGATTTAAATATTTTTATAAGGATAGACAGGTCTCTAAGAACTGAAGAAAGTTGAGTGGGAGGGATTCACAGTGGTGAATTGGAATTACACATCGATCACAGATTCAGATACGCTGCACCATTATATGCGGATACTCGCTGCACTGGACATTATCATGTCGGAGGAAGAATGGCTTCGCGTACACCGCTATGAAGCAGAGCTGCAGCCTGGTGTGGCTTGGGGGAGTATCGATAACGGGGCAGGTGATCACCTGCATGTGTTGTTTACCGAGTCGGGTGCCTTAATCAAGGGATTCGACCATGAATCTCCACTAAGCCCCCACGCTCGTGAAGATGGCGAAGTCTATCCGGGCATGTATGATGAAGTGCCGGGGGCGTTGAAGGCAGTTCTGCAGGGTCACGAGGAAAGAATGGAACTCGATGATGTTACCTTTTGTATCTGGCAGGAAGGAAACGACCCGGAGTGGAAAACTGGAAGCTGGATTCAGCAAGCGTTAATGGAGGAAAGCGAAGACGACGCCACAGGCGGTGCCGATTTTTTGCTGGGCTATATTGAGGAAACGCCAGAGGCATTCGCTGATTGGGCGGAGGGCTATTATGAATCACATGAACTGCCGCTGTCTGCAATAGCTGAAGTCTATGAAGGAAAACCAGTAACGGCCAATTTGATCAAGCAGCTATGTCCTGAACGTAATGTGGAAGCGGCACTGAATGAGCTGCAACAACGTGGGTATATCGTGGAACGTAGATAATGGAGTAGAAGGAGACAAGCAGCCATGTACGAGCAGCAACTGAAACGCATACACGCGAAGTTAAAGAGTCTTCGAAGCCTGGACACAGATATGGACCTGTTTGGTGCAGAGAACCATGCGTATGAGATGGGGCGAGTATGGACACCGGAAGAGATCGCGGTGTTTGAACAGAATTGGAAGATTAAGCTGCCGGAGGAGTATCGGGCTTTTTTGCTGCATATTGGATCGGGTGGCGCAGGCCCATATTACGGACTGGAGAAGCCGGAAAACGGCGTGTATGCCGTAATTGGATATGATGATGTACTGAATGCTATCTCGGATCCATTTCTCCATATTGAGGCTTGGAACTGGGATTATGACTGGTATGATGACAGCAAGGAAGAAGAGGAGTGGGATGCGCTGGACCATGAATATTTGGATCCTAAATGGTCGGCGGGCCTGCTGCGCATAAGTGATTTTGGCTGCGGCATTTCCATGAATCTGGTCTTGAATGGACCATGCAGCGGGGAGATTTGGACCGATGATCGGGCGAATCGTAACGGTATTTATCCGGATCATTATTGGGGTAATACGGAACGTTTGCATTTTCTGGATTGGTATGAGTTATGGCTGGATCGTTCCCTTCGAGAATTGCATGAAGAATAGAGGATTCTCGATAGTGAAAAAAATGAGCTGGTTTGCATTGTTCTCCGTGCTAATCTTATATTTCTTATCGTTTTACTCATTATATTCCAATATGAATAATCAATGGTTAATCGTTCCGCCTGCCTATGTGCTGCTCGTTACTTCGATATTCGTTCTTGCTCTGGCTATACTTGGTTATAAAGATCGATCGAACAACTTTGCGAAGCTAAGAAGCTGGATCTCGGTGATTCTCTCCGCAGTCCTCATTTTCCTACTACTTGTTGTTGCATCATTTACTGCGATGTTCTCCGGATCAAAAGTAATACTCACGACGACACATTCGCCAGATCAGCACTATACACTAAAGTTCTATAAAACGGATGCGGGTGCAATGGGGACATTCGGTATTGTAGGGGAATTACAGGGAGCACTTTGGTTTCGGAAGGTTGTATATTCTGAGCGAAAGACGGATCAAGTCCATTTGGAATGGAGCAATAACCACACCGTTGTCATTAATGGCCGCCAAGTGAATTTATTGCAAGGGGAGACAAGGATTCCACAATAATATTTATTGAGGAATCCTACTGTCTATGTACCGCTTTGTAGCACAACACTTTAGATAGGTGATAACTATTTCATATGGTGAAAGTACTAATTTGACTTTACATAATAAAATGGGGTTTATAGA harbors:
- a CDS encoding HEAT repeat domain-containing protein, encoding MRQLSSEFRYKLEQLGTGAEQETAEQLRQLGQSGVYILIPSLLRMMDEDSTVIRQAAEQAIARLLEACPVTELVWLNEHVREWRPSPVIWKRVVEREVHRIEQASTIRLSMLTMHWSGYIREAAVRRMIREDESYSFAYLLLRLNDWVPEIRLLARAALELKLKPEHAKLWMENIMLVERLRICGRDNFESFIESVHHLLRQKECRFVIHTARVSPVASIRQFAFRISLEAEGTDAGMIMEQALRDEEPSIRRWAAQRVDRMLSGQKLREALLHMQLDSVPSIRREGLAVLATMYPDDAKAIIIDRLLDSDLSVRDTARRYAKPWMKVSYAEWYLDVIWSEDQDHLAAAISGLGETGDKTDAEVLYEYAKHPSIAVRKAVIRGLMRLDASSYGMHFVHSLKSPQPGISREACRALMHHPYLIQPDEMAGLLSDPDALPHVVRNVLRMISSMSRWSQLGLLLQQLPAAREEWVKRAIQRQLYNWARYPNRSNGGRVSAAERERLLKLLSLCGEELDNDLLHRLEWLMQ
- a CDS encoding DUF6386 family protein, with translation MEGTFQFVTGTATMCLYDLASLKHRVEEPSDWWSIPQDELAEVNAGHCLFFNLGADGMYEVAWRVDISETDGEMQEMQGVQVFHLQVPSGSVFLGAAEDVSGGELEPNESCEGITLPLQPGNVACMVSREGNHISLTILPSAQGHNELDSLIRI
- a CDS encoding SMI1/KNR4 family protein; the encoded protein is MYEQQLKRIHAKLKSLRSLDTDMDLFGAENHAYEMGRVWTPEEIAVFEQNWKIKLPEEYRAFLLHIGSGGAGPYYGLEKPENGVYAVIGYDDVLNAISDPFLHIEAWNWDYDWYDDSKEEEEWDALDHEYLDPKWSAGLLRISDFGCGISMNLVLNGPCSGEIWTDDRANRNGIYPDHYWGNTERLHFLDWYELWLDRSLRELHEE
- a CDS encoding DUF5412 family protein, with product MSWFALFSVLILYFLSFYSLYSNMNNQWLIVPPAYVLLVTSIFVLALAILGYKDRSNNFAKLRSWISVILSAVLIFLLLVVASFTAMFSGSKVILTTTHSPDQHYTLKFYKTDAGAMGTFGIVGELQGALWFRKVVYSERKTDQVHLEWSNNHTVVINGRQVNLLQGETRIPQ